One window of the Calditrichota bacterium genome contains the following:
- a CDS encoding glycosyltransferase family 4 protein, translating into MQRGHKVTLVIPRGRQRMPVPEGISVVESGPQIGNPLIAALVSPLFFLAARLEADVFIGSMPTLALVAYMKGWLSGRPAVNYVLGDDLNFFDDGTLLRSRLLRRLYRQVALFSLGKTTIVVNSHWTATRVVAAVGRRPIAIVPGGYDLQSFYLVTDHADESGVINILTIGRRMRSKGLPDLLTALKVVQSDGVAFRLTVATNENLTIDKPGFACEVVRPADDAELADLYRRADIFVHPSWAEGFGLPPLEALATGVAVVATDSGGIREFLRDEVNALIVPPREPQTIADAIIRLARDRDLRARLASGGIDTRDRFTWDHSADALEAVLDKIVREHHAT; encoded by the coding sequence GGCATAAGGTAACGCTCGTAATACCGCGAGGCCGGCAACGGATGCCGGTGCCGGAAGGCATCTCGGTCGTCGAGAGCGGCCCTCAAATTGGGAATCCCTTGATTGCGGCATTAGTCTCTCCACTATTCTTCCTCGCAGCGAGGCTTGAGGCAGATGTCTTTATCGGCTCGATGCCGACTTTAGCGCTTGTTGCATATATGAAAGGCTGGTTGTCCGGCCGTCCGGCAGTGAACTACGTCCTGGGCGATGACCTAAACTTCTTCGATGACGGAACGCTGCTACGGTCGCGGCTACTTCGTCGCCTTTACCGTCAAGTGGCGCTTTTCAGCCTTGGGAAGACGACAATAGTCGTCAATTCGCATTGGACAGCGACACGGGTGGTAGCCGCGGTAGGAAGACGCCCGATTGCCATTGTCCCCGGAGGGTATGATCTACAATCGTTCTACCTGGTAACGGACCATGCGGACGAGTCCGGCGTCATTAACATTCTAACCATCGGTCGCAGGATGCGCAGCAAGGGACTGCCCGACTTACTGACCGCATTAAAAGTCGTTCAGTCTGATGGTGTAGCCTTCCGTTTGACCGTCGCGACGAACGAAAACCTTACGATTGACAAACCCGGATTTGCCTGCGAAGTCGTCCGACCAGCCGACGATGCCGAATTGGCGGACCTCTACCGTCGCGCAGACATTTTCGTCCATCCCTCATGGGCAGAGGGCTTTGGGCTGCCTCCGCTTGAAGCGCTGGCAACAGGAGTTGCGGTCGTGGCGACCGACTCGGGCGGCATCAGGGAGTTTCTGAGAGATGAGGTGAACGCGCTGATCGTCCCGCCGCGTGAACCGCAAACGATAGCCGATGCGATTATACGGCTGGCACGTGACAGGGACCTCCGCGCGAGACTTGCGTCCGGCGGAATTGATACCCGGGATCGGTTCACTTGGGATCATAGCGCCGACGCGTTGGAGGCTGTGCTTGATAAGATCGTCCGGGAGCACCATGCTACCTGA
- a CDS encoding glycosyltransferase: protein MRLYGWHVTGTSARDLRPAELIPGIGSLGIIAPTRWRLCLIRSSGSTMLPDEVSIVTPTFNQLPFLKQYIASLERQLPDPAAFEVVIVNDGSTDGTGDYLDAYQGPLRLEVIHLKENQGRSSARNRGIEATSGRLILFLDGDVVTPNDLVQGHSERHTGKQEALLGRIIYRKQGQTRAWTRFLERRGAVRLPPGREIPGHHFLTIHSSVPRDLLVKCGGFDESLAIYGEDIDLGFRLRKVGVRLSFAPELEVLHLHVRTLEESLKVAESFGRTTLPQLMIRYPEMSELMKFERITVDGWSGRWRRAALSRGIYRTALGLTKALGTIGAPPVLYSYLLYYHYYQGFQQRDRTRWP from the coding sequence ATGCGATTATACGGCTGGCACGTGACAGGGACCTCCGCGCGAGACTTGCGTCCGGCGGAATTGATACCCGGGATCGGTTCACTTGGGATCATAGCGCCGACGCGTTGGAGGCTGTGCTTGATAAGATCGTCCGGGAGCACCATGCTACCTGACGAAGTTTCGATCGTTACGCCGACGTTTAACCAATTGCCGTTTCTGAAACAGTATATTGCTTCACTGGAACGGCAGTTGCCGGATCCGGCAGCCTTCGAGGTGGTGATTGTGAATGACGGCTCGACCGACGGGACAGGCGACTATCTCGACGCCTATCAGGGGCCGCTGCGATTAGAAGTCATTCATCTTAAAGAAAATCAGGGCCGTAGTTCGGCGCGCAATAGGGGTATAGAAGCCACGTCCGGCAGGTTGATTCTCTTCCTTGATGGAGATGTTGTAACGCCGAATGATCTGGTGCAGGGTCACAGCGAACGTCATACCGGCAAGCAGGAAGCCCTCCTGGGACGTATTATTTATAGGAAGCAGGGGCAAACGAGAGCCTGGACACGATTTCTTGAGAGGCGGGGCGCAGTTCGGCTGCCGCCGGGGCGTGAGATTCCCGGCCATCACTTCCTGACGATTCACTCCTCTGTCCCCCGCGATCTCCTGGTTAAGTGCGGCGGATTCGACGAAAGTTTAGCCATTTATGGCGAGGATATCGATTTGGGATTCCGGCTGCGCAAGGTGGGTGTTAGATTGAGTTTTGCGCCCGAGTTGGAAGTTTTGCATTTGCATGTCCGGACGCTTGAGGAGTCGCTCAAAGTGGCGGAGAGTTTTGGGCGAACGACGCTACCGCAACTTATGATCCGCTATCCAGAAATGAGTGAGTTGATGAAGTTCGAGCGGATAACTGTTGATGGCTGGAGCGGACGGTGGCGGAGGGCGGCGCTCAGCAGGGGGATTTATCGAACCGCACTTGGCCTAACAAAAGCGTTAGGGACTATCGGCGCACCGCCGGTGCTTTACAGTTATCTCCTATATTATCATTACTATCAGGGTTTTCAACAGAGGGATCGAACGCGGTGGCCATAA
- a CDS encoding bifunctional 5,10-methylenetetrahydrofolate dehydrogenase/5,10-methenyltetrahydrofolate cyclohydrolase: MILDGKSLSATLRIRLKKVLEEGRAAGKPLPFFVAMQVGDDLPSTVYIRAKEKACEEMGIGFRHHKLPAETSMEDLRRAVRDVNEDDSVHGLIVQSPLPGHLEEIEVQRMVSPLKDVDCFHPENVGLLYIGKPRFQPCTAAGVVELLLAYGVEPAGKRVVIIGRSVIVGRPLAVMMMLKARGGDATVTVCHSRTPDLPAVCREGDILIPAIGKAELIRGDWVKEGVVVVDVGINRLPDSSQKRGYRIVGDVAFTEVEPRSSAIAPVPGGVGPMTVAILMSNVMRAAGYDVNPAFEQ, from the coding sequence ATAATCCTGGATGGGAAGAGTCTATCCGCAACTTTGCGGATTAGACTCAAGAAGGTTTTGGAAGAGGGACGCGCCGCTGGAAAGCCGCTGCCATTCTTCGTCGCAATGCAAGTAGGGGATGACCTGCCTTCGACGGTCTATATCCGGGCCAAGGAGAAAGCCTGTGAGGAGATGGGGATCGGCTTCCGTCATCATAAGTTGCCCGCCGAGACCTCCATGGAGGACTTACGCCGCGCGGTGCGGGATGTAAATGAGGACGACTCGGTACATGGCTTGATCGTTCAAAGCCCGCTGCCGGGTCACCTCGAAGAGATCGAGGTTCAGCGGATGGTGTCGCCACTCAAGGACGTCGATTGCTTTCACCCCGAAAACGTAGGCCTCCTTTATATTGGCAAGCCACGTTTTCAGCCCTGCACTGCAGCCGGGGTGGTTGAGTTGCTTCTTGCTTATGGCGTCGAACCGGCCGGGAAACGGGTGGTTATCATCGGCCGGTCGGTTATTGTAGGCCGTCCGCTCGCCGTTATGATGATGTTGAAGGCGCGCGGCGGCGATGCGACCGTCACGGTCTGTCATTCCCGGACGCCCGACCTGCCGGCGGTCTGCCGGGAAGGTGACATCCTGATCCCCGCAATCGGCAAGGCGGAGTTGATACGGGGCGATTGGGTCAAGGAAGGTGTGGTAGTGGTCGATGTTGGCATCAACCGGCTGCCCGACTCGAGCCAGAAGCGCGGCTACCGTATCGTTGGCGATGTCGCCTTTACCGAAGTCGAGCCGCGATCGTCGGCAATTGCTCCGGTGCCCGGCGGTGTCGGGCCGATGACGGTGGCAATCTTGATGAGCAATGTGATGCGCGCAGCAGGCTACGATGTCAACCCCGCCTTCGAGCAGTGA